One stretch of Dokdonia sp. Hel_I_53 DNA includes these proteins:
- the lysA gene encoding diaminopimelate decarboxylase, with protein MTNKDLLNIATQHGSPVYVYNSEVITNQYKRLTDAFKNIEQLRLNYAVKALNNISVLQHLRSLGSGLDTVSIQEVKLGLLAGYTPEKIIYTPNGVSLQEIEHAAAMGVQINIDNLSILEQFGTKHPSVPVCIRINPHVMAGGNANISVGHIDSKFGISIHQLPHILRIVQNTGMNINGIHMHTGSDILDIDVFIYATEILFETAQKFKNLEFIDFGSGFKVPYKDGDIETDIEELGKKLTIRFNDFQKQYGKPLTLAFEPGKFLVSAAGKFLVNVNVIKQTTSTVFAQVDSGFNHFIRPMLYGSQHEIENISNPKGKQRFYSVVGYICETDTFATNRRINEISEGDVLAFKNAGAYCFTMASNYNSRYRPAEVMWKDGKAHLIRKRETFDDLIVNQIPLESLVEA; from the coding sequence ATGACAAATAAAGATTTATTAAATATTGCCACACAACACGGAAGCCCAGTGTATGTATATAATTCCGAAGTTATTACAAATCAATATAAAAGATTAACAGACGCGTTTAAAAATATTGAACAGCTACGACTTAACTATGCGGTAAAAGCCTTAAATAATATTTCTGTGCTTCAACATTTGCGTAGTCTTGGATCAGGTTTGGATACCGTATCTATTCAGGAAGTGAAGCTAGGCCTACTGGCTGGTTATACTCCAGAAAAAATAATATACACCCCTAATGGTGTGTCACTACAAGAAATTGAACATGCTGCAGCTATGGGGGTTCAGATAAATATTGACAACCTATCTATTCTTGAACAGTTTGGGACAAAACACCCTTCTGTTCCTGTATGTATTCGTATTAATCCGCATGTGATGGCTGGTGGTAATGCAAATATATCTGTAGGTCATATTGACAGTAAATTTGGTATAAGTATACACCAGCTGCCTCATATACTTCGTATTGTACAAAACACAGGTATGAATATTAATGGTATTCATATGCATACTGGCAGTGATATTTTAGATATAGATGTTTTTATTTACGCTACAGAAATCCTTTTCGAAACAGCTCAAAAATTTAAAAATTTAGAATTTATAGATTTTGGAAGTGGCTTTAAAGTTCCTTATAAAGATGGTGATATAGAAACTGACATTGAAGAGCTCGGCAAAAAGCTAACTATACGATTTAATGATTTTCAAAAACAGTATGGCAAGCCCTTAACACTAGCTTTCGAGCCTGGGAAATTTTTAGTAAGCGCTGCTGGGAAATTTTTGGTCAACGTAAATGTTATTAAGCAAACTACCTCTACTGTCTTTGCGCAAGTTGATAGTGGTTTTAATCATTTTATTAGACCTATGCTTTATGGGAGTCAGCATGAAATTGAAAACATAAGCAATCCTAAAGGAAAGCAACGCTTCTACAGCGTTGTAGGCTATATTTGTGAAACAGATACTTTTGCAACAAATAGACGTATCAATGAAATTTCTGAGGGCGATGTTTTAGCCTTTAAAAATGCAGGAGCTTATTGTTTTACAATGGCTAGTAATTACAATAGTAGATATAGACCAGCAGAAGTAATGTGGAAAGATGGGAAAGCTCATTTAATCCGTAAAAGAGAAACCTTTGATGATCTTATCGTAAATCAAATACCACTAGAATCTCTTGTGGAAGCTTAG